The following are encoded together in the Rhizoctonia solani chromosome 10, complete sequence genome:
- a CDS encoding Retrotransposon-derived protein PEG10 — translation MPLFSITRASHTGESLALSLKPKVYGEISLGCAISLLLGLQNQVLRLERELEEQKEATKEAQDWMGAVNQALACVEARGGAPHTPEDQKPPAVEATPRPLPKTNPFPAPTNSRPGSPASPYSPPPLPIWLCLPQVPAAPIAAYQTPVKVDHPDAYTGKIGNKAQQWLTRMLAWVCLNQRMFPTDQETLSFLLMNMKDVAGAWAHPHLDQLGSHRALIQTVDDFRMEFLAAFGNPDATQAAKRQITHLTQTGTCAEYITKFRTIAMDLDWNNAALRGQFARGLHWEVSRLIATRERRPTTLLELQNAALVIDNALRKERASHPLKGNKSGTTSTTPNRGASTSQQATRPGRLSSNPNFVSKEERNRRRAEGLCIKCGKTGHKFAECRTGWKAAPKEEGVKKEAAKIGEESGPKLGKD, via the exons CCTCAAACCCAAGGTCTACGGGGAAATCTCCCTTGGCTGcgcaatctccctcctcctgggattgcaaaatcaAGTCCTCCGGCTTGAGCGGGAACTTGAGGAACAAAAGGAAGCcacaaaggaagcccaagactggatgggagcagtcaaTCAAGCCCTTGCTTGCgttgaggctaggggtggagccccacatacaccagaagaccagaAACCCCCGGCAGttgaggccacgcccaggcccttacccaaaaccaacccttttccagcgccta CCAACTCCCGTCCGGGCTCCCCTGCAAGTCCATACtcccctccacctttgcctatctGGCTCTGCTTGCCCCAAGTCCCAGCAGCCCCTATAGCTGCTTATCAAACCCCAGTCAAggtggaccaccctgacgcctacaCTGGGAAGATTGGGAACAAAGCCCAACAATGGCTCACCAGGATGCTGGCATGGGTCTGCCTCAACCagcggatgttccccacggatcaGGAGACGCTGTCTTTTctcctgatgaatatgaaggacgtAGCAGGGGCTTGGGCTCATCCCCACCttgatcaacttgggtcccacagggccctaaTTCAAACAGTTGATGACTTTAGAATGGAGTTTTTGGCCGCATTTGGGAATCCAGATGCCACGCAAGCCGCCAAGCGGCAAATTACccaccttactcagacaggtacctgtgctgagtacatcacaaagttcaggaccattgctatggacctggactggaacaacgccgccCTACGcgggcaatttgcacgtggccttcactgggaggtcagccgcctcattgccacCCGTGAGCGGCGCCCCACCActctccttgagctgcagaatgcggctctggtcattgataacgccctccgcaaggagcgcgccagccacccactgaagggtaataagtctggcacTACCTCCActacccccaataggggggcaagtaccagccaacaggccacaagaccagggcgcctttccagcaatcccaactttgtctccaaggaggagcggaaccgccgcagggctgaaggcctctgcatcaagtgcggaaaaactggccacaagtttgcggaatgccgcaccgGCTGGAAGGCCGCACCTAAGGAAGAAGGTGTTAaaaaggaagccgccaaaattggtgaagagtctggacccaaattgggaaaagactaa
- a CDS encoding Retrotransposable element Tf2 protein: MTKTFLICNTGLHAAILGLKWLDAHNPEIDWNLRTLTFPHTPPEHVAIAKEEEADKNPLKGVPLNTINTPRHYNIGIELTEEGPLNSPLYSMTNAESATLKDWLRDKLKARKIHPSKSSISSPVMFVPKKDGSRQLVVDYHCLNNRTKKNIYPLPHPDDLMAQLRGAKVFTKLDLRWGYNNVCVKEGNKWKTAFRTKYGLYKSLVMTFGLTNAPASFQHFMNKLFKDLLDVCVIIYLNDILIYSKDDATHAQHVHEVLQRLMENQLFCKVS; this comes from the exons atgaccaagaccttcctcatatgtaacacagggttgcacgctgccatcttgggattgaaatggttggacgcccataacccagagattgattggaatttgCGCACCCTCACTTTCCCTCATACGCCcccagaacacgtggccattgccaaagaagaggaagctgacaaaaaTCCACTCAAAGGAGTACCCctgaataccatcaatacgccaag acattacaacattggcattgaactgacagaagaaggccctctGAACTCCCCTCTGTATAGCATGACCAACGCTGAGTCAGCCACACtgaaggattggctcagagacaaactcaaggccaGGAAAATCCATCCCAGCAAATCgtccatcagttcccctgtcatgtttgtacccaagaaggatggctcccgccAATTAGTTGTTGACTACCATTGTCTTAACAaccggaccaagaagaacataTACCCGCTGCCCCAtccagatgaccttatggcccagctccgtggcgccaaaGTCTTCACTAAGTTAGATctgagatggggttacaacaacgtctgtgtcaaggaaggcaacaaatggaaaaccgctttccgcaccaaatacggcctatacaagtccctggtcatgacatttggcctgacaaacgctcctgcttccttccaacacttcatgaacaaattgttcaaggacctgcttgatgtatgcgtcatcatttacctcaatgacatcctgatttactccaaggatgacgcaacgCACGCGCAACACGTCCATGAAGTCCTACAGCGCCTGATGGAGAACCAACTATTTTGCAaggtgtcataa